In Mustela nigripes isolate SB6536 chromosome 10, MUSNIG.SB6536, whole genome shotgun sequence, one DNA window encodes the following:
- the ZNF281 gene encoding zinc finger protein 281, whose translation MKIGSGFLSGGGGTGSSGGSGSGGGGSGGGGSGSSSRRAEMEPTFPQGMVMFNHRLPPVTSFTRPAGSAAPPPQCVLSSSTSAAPAAEPPPPPAPDMTFKKEPAASAAAFPSQRTSWGFLQSLVSIKQEKPADPEEQQSHHHHHHHHYGGLFAGAEERSPGLGGGDGGSHGVIQDLSILHQHAQQQPAQHHRDVLLSSSSRTDDHHGNEEPKQDTNVKKAKRPKPESQGIKAKRKPSASSKPSLVGDGEGAILSPSQKPHICDHCSAAFRSSYHLRRHVLIHTGERPFQCSQCSMGFIQKYLLQRHEKIHSREKPFGCDQCSMKFIQKYHMERHKRTHSGEKPYKCDTCQQYFSRTDRLLKHRRTCGEAIAKGAASAEPGSSTHNNMGNLAVLSQGNTSSSRRKTKSKSIAVENKEHKTGKTNESQISNNINMQSYSVEMPTVSSSGGIIGTGIDELQKRVPKLIFKKGSRKNTDKNYLNFVSPLPDIVGQKSLSGKPSGSLGIVSNNSVETISLLQSTSGKQGQISSNYDDAMQFSKKRRYLPTASSNSAFSINVGHMVSQQSVIQSAGVSVLDNETPLSLIDSSALNAEIKSCHDKSGIPDEVLQSILDQYSNKSESQKEDPFNITEPRVDLHTSGEHSELVQEENLSPGTQTPSNDKASMLQEYSKYLQQAFEKSTNAGFTLGHGFQFVSLSSPLHNHTLFPEKQIYTTSPLECGFGQSVTSVLPSSLPKPPFGMLFGSQPGLYLSALDATHQQLTPSQELDDLIDSQKNLETSSAFQSSSQKLTSQKEQQKNLESSTSFQIPSQELASQIDPQKDIEPRTTYQIENFAQAFGSQFKSGSRVPMTFITNSNGEVDHRVRTSVSDFSGYTNMMSDVSEPCSTRVKTPTSQSYR comes from the coding sequence ATGAAAATCGGCAGTGGGTTCCTGAGTGGCGGCGGTGGTACCGGCAGTAGCGGTGGTAGCGGCTCCGGCGGCGGCGGtagtggcggcggcggcagcggcagcagcagcaggagggcaGAGATGGAACCCACCTTTCCCCAGGGTATGGTTATGTTCAACCACCGGCTTCCCCCGGTCACCAGCTTCACCCGGCCGGCGGGGTcggccgcccctcccccgcagTGCGTGTTATCCTCCTCTACCTCCGCAGCCCCGGCCGCTGAGCCCCCCCCTCCGCCAGCCCCGGACATGACTTTCAAGAAGGAGCCGGCGGCGTCAGCCGCGGCCTTCCCCTCGCAGAGGACCTCCTGGGGATTCTTGCAGTCTTTGGTCAGCATCAAACAGGAGAAACCCGCAGATCCTGAGGAGCAGCagtcccaccaccaccatcaccaccaccactatgGGGGGCTGTTCGCTGGGGCTGAAGAGAGATCTCCAGGCctaggaggtggggatggggggagccaCGGCGTCATCCAGGACCTCAGTATTCTCCACCAGCATGCCCAGCAGCAACCAGCCCAGCACCACCGCGACGTATTGCTCAGCAGCAGTAGCAGGACTGATGACCACCATGGCAATGAGGAGCCAAAGCAGGACACTAATGTCAAAAAGGCAAAGAGGCCAAAGCCAGAATCTCAGGGAATCAAAGCCAAGAGGAAGCCAAGTGCATCTTCCAAACCTTCTTTGGTTGGAGATGGAGAAGGTGCCATCCTCTCCCCAAGTCAGAAACCTCATATCTGTGATCACTGTAGCGCTGCTTTCAGAAGCTCCTATCATTTGCGGAGACATGTCCTCATTCATACTGGAGAAAGACCTTTCCAGTGCAGCCAGTGTAGTATGGGTTTCATTCAGAAATACCTACTGCAGAGACATGAGAAAATTCATAGTAGAGAGAAGCCATTTGGATGTGATCAGTGCAGCATGAAGTTTATTCAGAAGTACCATATGGAGAGACACAAGAGGACGCATAGTGGAGAAAAGCCATATAAATGTGACACTtgccaacagtatttttcaaggACTGATAGACTGTTGAAGCACAGGCGCACGTGTGGTGAAGCCATAGCTAAAGGAGCCGCTAGTGCAGAACCTGGGTCATCAACCCATAACAATATGGGTAATCTGGCTGTGTTgtctcagggaaatacaagttcTTCAAGGAGAAAAACGAAGTCAAAAAGCATAGCTGTTGAAAATAAGGAACATAAGACTGGTAAAACAAATGAATcacaaatttcaaataatataaacatGCAGAGTTACTCAGTAGAAATGCCTACTGTGTCTTCCAGTGGAGGCATAATTGGCACTGGTATTGATGAACTGCAGAAAAGGGTGCCaaaattgatctttaaaaaaggaagcagaaagaataCAGATAAAAACTACCTTAATTTTGTGTCACCATTACCAGACATAGTTGGACAGAAGTCCTTGTCTGGGAAACCAAGTGGCTCACTTGGCATAGTATCGAATAATAGTGTGGAGACCATTAGTCTTCTCCAAAGTACGAGTGGCAAACAAGGTCAAATAAGTAGTAATTATGATGATGCCATgcagttttcaaagaaaagaagatatttaCCAACTGCCAGCAGCAACAGTGCCTTTTCTATAAACGTGGGACACATGGTCTCCCAACAGTCCGTCATTCAGTCTGCAGGTGTCAGTGTTTTGGACAATGAGACCCCATTGTCCCTTATTGACTCCTCAGCTCTTAATGCTGAAATTAAGTCTTGTCATGACAAGTCTGGAATTCCTGATGAGGTTTTACAAAGTATTTTGGATCAATACTCCAACAAATCAGAAAGCCAGAAAGAGGATCCTTTCAATATAACGGAACCGCGAGTGGATTTACACACCTCAGGAGAACACTCAGAATTGGTTCAAGAAGAAAATTTGAGCCCAGGCACCCAAACACCTTCGAATGATAAGGCAAGCATGTTGCAAGAATACTCCAAATACCTCCAACAGGCTTTTGAAAAATCCACTAATGCAGGTTTTACTCTTGGACACGGTTTCCAGTTTGTCAGTTTGTCTTCACCTCTCCACAACCACactttatttccagaaaaacagaTATACACTACATCTCCTTTGGAGTGTGGTTTCGGCCAATCTGTTACCTCAGTGTTGCCATCTTCATTGCCAAAGCCTCCTTTTGGGATGTTGTTTGGATCTCAACCAGGTCTTTATTTATCTGCTTTGGATGCTACACATCAGCAGTTGACACCTTCCCAGGAGCTGGATGATCTGATAGATTCTCAGAAGAATTTAGAGACTTCATCAGCCTTCCAGTCCTCATCTCAGAAATTGACTAGCCAGAAGGAACAACAGAAAAATTTAGAGTCCTCAACAAGCTTTCAGATTCCATCTCAGGAGTTAGCTAGCCAGATAGATCCTCAGAAAGACATAGAGCCTAGAACAACGTACCAGATTGAGAACTTTGCACAAGCGTTTGGTTCTCAGTTTAAGTCGGGCAGCAGGGTGCCAATGACCTTCATCACTAACTCTAATGGAGAAGTGGACCATAGAGTAAGGACTTCAGTGTCAGATTTCTCAGGGTATACAAATATGATGTCTGATGTAAGTGAGCCATGTAGTACAAGAGTAAAGACACCCACCAGCCAAAGTTACAGGTAA